The genomic interval GGAGCCTGTTCAGGTTGGAGAAAGACACGAAGGCAACGAGAGAGGAGCCGTTCTCAGCCACCGGTTGAGGCGGCTTCGGTTTTATCGGATGCAGACGGTCCAGTTCCCGGCACAGTTCGAATTCCTCGACGAGATCCGTGAATTTGTGGGAGTGATTGCCCGCGAAAACGGCTTCAACGACAAGGCTGTTTACAACATCCAGCTTGCCGCCGACGAAGCCGCATCGAATGTGATCGAACATGCCTATAGAGGGAGCGCGGATGGAATGCTCGAGATCTCCTGCGGTGTGAAAGCCGAGACCCTGACCATTGTTATGGTCGACCATGGCAAGTCCTTCGATCCTTCGGAAGTGCCGTTGCCTGATATCCAAGCCGACCTGAGTGATCGCAAAATTGGGGGACTGGGAATTTTTCTCATGCGCAAGTTGATGGATGACTTTGAATACGTTTCAAGCCCGCGCGGTAATACGCTCACAATGACCAAAAGAAAGGCATAAGGCATGAAGCAGGCCTCGTCGTCAGATTGGCGCGATCTTGCCCGTCTGGGAGAGCAACTGCTCAGCGCCGCATCGCTTGCCGAGCAGCGTAACCGCGTTGTGGATGTGGCGGCGCGCCTGTTGGGCGGCGAAGCGGAGTTGTGGCTTTCTGAATCCATTTTTCGATTGCCGAACACGGAACACGCCTCGATCTTTTCGCCCGAGCCGACAACCAAAGGCATGCAACGCGCCATGGCGGGCGGCAGGATCGTGGCAGGGAGTAAAGGCGGAAAGTCGAAAAGCGCGGCGCATCCTTCGTGGGCGTCGATTCCTCTCATCGATCGCGGCGCCGCCCTAGGGGCGATTCAGATTACCCGTCCAAAGGGGCCCGTTTTCAAGCGAGACGATATAAATCTGCTCGAAGGGTTGGCAGGCGTTGTGGCTGTGAGTCTGACCGCTTCGCACCGCATCTCGGTTGAGCAATTTCGATTGAACCAGTTAAATCTGGTGAGCCAGGTGAGCGCGCAGATCGCGAACGTGCTCGATGTCAACGAACTTTCGGAGCGCGTCACCCAACTTATTCAGGAAACGTTCCATTTTTATTACGTGGCGATTTTCACCGTTCGTGAAAATTCTTCCGCCAACCTTCGTTTCCGTTCGAGCGCCATGGCGCAGCGCAAGGGGAAATCAAAAGCCAAGGTGGCGTTGGATGTGAAGATCGGGCAGGGGTTGATCGGCGAAGCCGCGTCGGATGGCGAGCGGATCGTCGTGCCGAACGTGAAGAAAGACGCTCGCTTTCGATTCATTGAATCGTTGCCTGAAACGCGTTCCGAGGTGGTCATCCCGCTTAAGACCGAAGGGCGGGTGCTTGGCGTGCTGGATGTGCAAAGCAATCAGGTCAATGCCTTCCACGCGAACGATCTGTTGATCCTCAATGCGCTGGCAGACACGATCGCGCGCGCCATCGAAAGCGCGCGGCTCTACCGCGATCTGCGCCGCCATTCGGACCACCTTGCATTGATCGCCGATGTAGGGCGGAGCGCGAGCGCCTCGCTGGAATTGAACACGCTCATGAAGAACGTGTCGGACTTGATCCACGAGCGATTCAAGGTTCCGCATGTGCATTTATTTACCGTTCATCGCAACCGCCGCGTCATTGAATATCAGGCGGGTAGCGGCGAACGCGACGCGGGCTCGGAGGGGTTTGCGATCT from Candidatus Defluviilinea gracilis carries:
- a CDS encoding ATP-binding protein, yielding MQTVQFPAQFEFLDEIREFVGVIARENGFNDKAVYNIQLAADEAASNVIEHAYRGSADGMLEISCGVKAETLTIVMVDHGKSFDPSEVPLPDIQADLSDRKIGGLGIFLMRKLMDDFEYVSSPRGNTLTMTKRKA